gaaaggaGGTCATGTTCTCTGAAACCAAAGACAATTGTTCCCTGAGAACAGGGACTTGAAAAATAGGggaaagagggacgcctgggtggcgcagttggttggacgactgccttcggctcagggcgtgatcctggagtcccgggatcgagtcccacatcaggctcccagctccatggggagtctgcttcgctctctgaccttctcctcgctcatgctctctctcacactctctctctctcaaataaataaataaaatctttaaaaaaaataggggaaagaTGTATAACTAGCTGTGAGAAACATGCTAAGTAGCCAATAAACAATAACTAAAATGACCAAGTAGTCTGATACACTGCCAAGGCTTAGGATGGGAGAAGACATGGTTTTGGTGGAAACTGGGACAAATGAGTCAGTGTGATATACAGAGAAAGGTAGATATAGATAAATTAACAGACTTTGATGTTTGCCTCCTGATAACGCTGGGTAGCTTTCTTTACTCTTACATACATTTAgttgcagcctttttttttttaaagattgatttatttattttagtggaggaagggcagagggagagggagagagagactctcaagtaggctccatgcctagcatggggTTTGatttcaaccctgagatcatgatgggagccaaaatcaagagtcggatgcttaagcTTGACAGATTGAGCCACACTGGCGCCCCTCCTGCAGCTTTCTGAATAAAGATGTGGCCCAGTGTCTGAGGAGACTCCCCATTTGGACAGTTCTAGGGCACCCCTTCCTCTTTGAAACAGACAATGACAGTGGgtgttctggttctttttttttttttaaagatttttatttatttatttgacagacagagatcacaagtaggcagagaggcaggcagagagagaggaagggaagcaggctccccgctgagcagagagcccgatgtagggctcaatcccaggaccctgggatcatgacctgagccgaaggcagaggctttaacccaggcgccccaggctgtTCTGGTTCTTGTGTCCCTCCTCTGCCCACAGAAGATGACATATGCATTTATCCACAAGCATCAACAGCTCTCATCAAAGCAGAGAGCTATCCCAGAGGAGAAGAACCTGCTAGTCTGGGCCAGCTGGAAGACTACAAAAGGGAAAAGTACTAGTCTCTGAGactaaatgaaaacacaagcccAATTCCAAACCCTGTAACCATCCCAGGAGTGGTCCCTAGAAAGCCAGCAGTAGTCTCATTTGCTCTCCACAGAGACCAGGACTTTTGTCATCATTTTTATCCAcaggattttgttttaaagatttatttatttatttatttgacagagagatcacaagtaggcagagaggcaggcagagagagagagagaggaagggaagcaggctccccgctgagcagagagcccgacgcgggactcaatcccaggcggATTCCCAGGTgggaaggcagcggcccaacccactgagccacccaggtgccccatccacaGGATTTTTATCATCCCATCCAGACTTCTAACTTGCTGGAgttcaggtgcctgggtagctcagttggttgagcaactgccttcagctcaggtcatgatcctggagtcctgggatcaagaaccgaatcgggctccctgcttggaggggagtctgcttctccctctgaccttctcccttctcatgttctctttctctcaaaataaataaataaataaataaaattaaaaaaaatatatatatataggcgcctggatgactcattggcttaagcttctgccttctgttcaggtcatgatcccagggtcctgggattgagccccacatcgggctctctgctcagtggggagcctgcttccccctctctctctgccttcctctttgcctacttgagatatctctctctgtcaaataaataaacaaagtcataaaaaaagattatatatatatatatatatatatctatatctatatctatatctatatctatctcttGCTGGAGCTCACTGTCACAAACATTcccaccccctttcttctctgcaGCTCAGAGGATCGATACTGGTACTTGGAGCAGAAAGTTGTAACTTCCTTCAATCAACAAACTGTTTAGgtataaaatttctttaatcaaAAAGGACTTCTCTTCCCTCAACACAAAtgcacacattaaaaataaaaaaaaatagatgacagAGACATATATTTACACAAATCAGAAACCACAGTCTCAAGTCCTGGATTATGGGTTGAGAGAATGGACATCAGGAGCAACTGGAGGATGGCTTCTCCACTGCTCTAGATGTCCCACAGTCATCTCTCTGACCATGGTGGGTAGACTAGGACCAGATCGGGGACAGCCCCAGTCTGGTGGCAGAGTTACTGGCAAGTGGTGGCAATGAGGTCCATCTCCAGAGAGTTTCTTAGGATCACCAGGGATGACAGGAGACGCTGTAGTGGGTGGAACTGGAGAGGCTGGGGCAGAGTGGGTGAAGGGCTGCACTCCATGCTGGACAAAAAGGATGACACCAATGCTGGCTCCAGTGCCTAAAGGACCATGGCTAAAGGAAATGGTACCTGGGGAACTGAGGGGGGGGTTGCAAATTGGAGTGGTGTGGATCCAAGTCAGGTGCATAGTTGGCCATTCAGTGAGATGCCAAGGCTGCTTTGGTTTCAACAGTAGATGTCCTAGCTGTGTCTGGTCCGTCTTTTccatgggaggggcaggagaggaagcAGCTAAGGAACTGTGGTGGCTTGGAAAATGCTAGAAAGGGgcgacaagaagaaaaaaaatatgtgatagAGCTTTCAGATTAATTCCACTTGGTTGcttaaaacttttctttccctGGGGACTCTGTTTGCAATGGAAACATACCTCGTTTTATGCAACAGCTCATTTTCTGCCAGGCAATGATTAAAAGTTTTAATAACCTAATTATACTTTCATTTACTGAACTAATACTTGAAGGCTTGTTATGTACCACACACTATATCAGGCACTGGACATTCAGacaggcaaaataaaacaaacagtcCCACAGGTTctcactgtttttaaaataattcgtTTGGAGCTTCTTTCTTAAAAGTCTATTTTTAGTTGGAATCATCATTCaccaatttctgtattttaaattttaatttccctttgttgAGTTTCTTAAATGTAAGTTAATATGCAGGAAACATCctcctgcttattttttaaagattttatttatttatttgacagagacacagtgggagagggaacacaagctgggggagtgggagagggagaagcaggctcctcgctgagccaggagcccaatgtggggctcggggttcctggctcgatcccaggaccctgggaccatggcctgagccgaaggcagacacttgatgacTGAGcttacccaggctcccctgcttatttttgtttgtttgtttgtttgtttttgtttttttaatttttttcccaatttatttattttcagaaaaacagtattcattattttttcaccacaccctcccctgcttatttttaaatgagttattCCCACAGCAATAACAACTATGGTTAATAGAATACAAGAAGGACTGTCCATTATCTATAGGAGATTTTACCCTCCCTGTCATTCGAGGAGATAATAAATATCCTATTATTTGAAGGCACAAAAAACCAGGTCGCTTCCACACAGGTCCTTCTATGCATGCATGAcagctctcctcccctcccagtgATATACTTGTTATGACCAGTCCTTGAAGCCAACCCTTCCAGAGGATTTGGTACAAGGATACATTGGTAGGAgtaaaaagagggagaaggaaagagtttTAGGGCAACAGAGAAGAAAGGATTTGTAGAGAAAAGCTAAGAACTCTTCCTGCATCACTCATTTGGCCAGGTGAAAAGCCTTCTGTATCTATGCAGAAAGCAGATAAGCTGCAACACGAAGGATAGGGTTAAACTTCATGAAGTTCTTTGTAGTGatcagaacaaaacagaacaaaaaccataCAGGAATCAAGACAGTGTAGGAAGGTGAGGCATTCCCTCCCCTGAAAAGAAACCtgttggaaaagaggaaaagactcaagagaaaacagaaggaaccCATTTCTGCAGATACACTTTGTTTCCTTatttccccaccccccctcaGTTTTACAAGTTCTCACCTTGGTCAGCTGATGCCTGCTATTACCCAATGATGACTTTTGGGCAGCTATATGAGGAAACCAAGTCTTTAACATCCCTTCTACCTGTAGCAAGGTTCCTAGGTAACGTTCCCTGTGaaaaagacatttctttaaaaagccattAAGTGTGAAAAAGCAACAAGACAGGATTATAGATATCTCCTTTTTTACGAAGTACCAAGGAAAGAACCAGGGGAACTTACCCCATCTGTGGCTTCTGCAAAACACCTACAATACGCTGGATTCTATCCATTGCCACACTCTGCTGGAAACTGCTCAATCCTGGgatcagggagagagaaaggcatCAGGGGTTGAGATTCAAGAATTTCGTCAGGGAAAGGAAGGACAGAACAGGGTTAGAATAAATGCacctaaagaaattaaatcacagATGCAGAAAGGTAATAATGTATCCTATGAAGATTTAAgagaaatacacatttaaaacattgagagaaagagaaagagatgaacCTAGCCCAGATAATCGCAACTAATCAGATAATTACCTCTCTCAAATCGACCCATCTTCAGCCCATTCAGTAGGTCTGTGAGAGGGTGAATGAATCCTTGAAGCTCTTTACACTGTAGGAAAACAGGACAAAGGCTATGAGAGGACTGAGAATTGCCCATACAGTACGgttcctccccacctccaaatCTGGGAACCAACACTATCTTCATAGGGTTCTTACTAACAATCTGGATGCTAAGTCATTCCAGTATTGTCTcctttctcctgctttctcttaCCTTCTGAGCAAAAAGCAGGTCTCCTTCTGTGGTACAACCCTGGATGTTTATGTTGGGCTGTAATTCACCATCTCTTGATCTTTTGACCCCAGATCCTGCCAAAGGAGAGGCCAAGCCCCGTTGTTCCAAGTGAGATACTGTATATTGGTTGCTGGAAACCTTGGGCCGTTGTCTGCAGCGGATAGGACCAGGGCTGGGCCGAGAACATCCCCTTTGCCCGACAGGGTCGGACCTGGGGTTATGGGTCTCCTTGTCCTCCCCCTCACTATCGGAGGGGAGGCCAAAGTCACTGTTCACTGGGGAggtggaaaaagaggaagagagagagtaggaagaaCAGGAGGAAACGCTAGCTGGAGAATCCATAGGTTCAGAAGCAGGGGCTGGAGAGCAACTCCCGGAGTACCCAAAAATCGGAACCTGCAACTGAAGAGCAAAGCGAGGGAGTTTGTAACCATAACCTGGAAATTAGGAAATGGATTGGGAGACTGGGGTGTACCTCTCCTCCCCAGCATTACATGTCTCAgagacaatagaaaaaatcatctcctcctcctgcccgccccccccctcAGTTAAGAACCTGGACTAACCCTCTGGCCTCCACAGAACAGTTTCTCAGTATGATACAGActgttcttccctcccctctgttcAGAGTAAATTAACCGACTTGACACCATCCCCTGACAGTTGTTCACTGGGTCTGTTCCCAGCCTGAC
This Neovison vison isolate M4711 chromosome 2, ASM_NN_V1, whole genome shotgun sequence DNA region includes the following protein-coding sequences:
- the CIART gene encoding circadian-associated transcriptional repressor, with product MDSPASVSSCSSYSLSSSFSTSPVNSDFGLPSDSEGEDKETHNPRSDPVGQRGCSRPSPGPIRCRQRPKVSSNQYTVSHLEQRGLASPLAGSGVKRSRDGELQPNINIQGCTTEGDLLFAQKCKELQGFIHPLTDLLNGLKMGRFERGLSSFQQSVAMDRIQRIVGVLQKPQMGERYLGTLLQVEGMLKTWFPHIAAQKSSLGNSRHQLTKHFPSHHSSLAASSPAPPMEKTDQTQLGHLLLKPKQPWHLTEWPTMHLTWIHTTPICNPPLSSPGTISFSHGPLGTGASIGVILFVQHGVQPFTHSAPASPVPPTTASPVIPGDPKKLSGDGPHCHHLPVTLPPDWGCPRSGPSLPTMVREMTVGHLEQWRSHPPVAPDVHSLNP